In the genome of Flavobacteriaceae bacterium YJPT1-3, the window CTATTCTTAGGCATGGTTGGTCCCTGGCAAATCGTCTTGATCGTTTTGGTGGTTTTATTACTTTTTGGAGGTAAGAAAATACCGGAATTGATGCGCGGATTGGGAAGTGGAATCAAAGAATTCAAAGATGCTTCTAAGGATGAAAACAAAGAACAACTAGAAGAAAAGAAATAAATTTTCTACTGAATCCAATAAAAAAAGCACGGCTTCGAGCCGTGCTTTTTTATTTAGATCTAGTGTTGTTCATCAATTGATCTTGGCCGATCGTAAGATGGATTCCAATTCAAACATATTGTCTCGCTTTTCCACATTAGGGGCAAAAACAAAGCCTTCTAAAATTACGTAGCGATTATTTTCTTCGTCGCGAATGGCATAGTTTACAAACGGACCGGCCATGTATTTGTTCAACACTTCCCAGGTGCCTTTGGTCTCATACGCGAATTTACCGTCAATGTTGGTCTCAAAAATGTAGGGAAAATAGGCCGCCTCTGTAATAAATCGGCCGCCTTCATCAACGGTCACGTTACGGCCGCCAATGGAGTCACGCATCCGTACGATATTGGCAATGCGGCTGGTGTCTTTATCGATCACTGATAGGGGTACCTCGTATGCGATGATATTCATGCCTCCGTTCTGAATATCCTTGCGGATCCAGAAAAAATCGTCCTCGGTCTTGGCATAGCGATAAGCGGTGGGAAATTTCAACGAGACCCCCAGGTTTTTCTTTAAAAGTTCGTCGTCTTTTAGCGATAAGCTGATTCGACGCTGTTTTTCCTTGATCTCCCGGTTCTTAAATTCAGCGATGATGTCATCAGCATGTTCGTCCAGTAAATTGATGATCTCTTCGTTGGTCGTGCCGGTAATAATGGCTCCGGTTTGCGGTTTAGCATACACATTTTCTACCATGCTGAATCCTGTACTATCCGCTTGGGCCACCTTCAAATAGATGCGGTTCTTACGCATA includes:
- the tatA gene encoding twin-arginine translocase TatA/TatE family subunit: MEFSALFLGMVGPWQIVLIVLVVLLLFGGKKIPELMRGLGSGIKEFKDASKDENKEQLEEKK
- a CDS encoding DUF4837 family protein, which translates into the protein MRKLILLLSVVLLAACNDKPSERIIDDSVGGINGLHIVIDNELWKGTVGDTIRSLFAAPVDGLPQEEPLFTLNQMPESAFTDFMRKNRIYLKVAQADSTGFSMVENVYAKPQTGAIITGTTNEEIINLLDEHADDIIAEFKNREIKEKQRRISLSLKDDELLKKNLGVSLKFPTAYRYAKTEDDFFWIRKDIQNGGMNIIAYEVPLSVIDKDTSRIANIVRMRDSIGGRNVTVDEGGRFITEAAYFPYIFETNIDGKFAYETKGTWEVLNKYMAGPFVNYAIRDEENNRYVILEGFVFAPNVEKRDNMFELESILRSAKIN